Proteins encoded by one window of Salvia splendens isolate huo1 chromosome 14, SspV2, whole genome shotgun sequence:
- the LOC121764369 gene encoding uncharacterized protein LOC121764369, producing the protein MMQLMDDVEPTTITKGTVGEVTPSSHFSQIFPQPLDVLGGENGGCGEITSACSWNSFADGKFREEHNKSCVVLEIPKHVRPTGIRKITFKFSKPKDECDSDLSVKPLADDKFNEDLYDNQISLSAADGFHCFQNDDWIALENSKVKLGIVDGECLDPRSPSSCPPNMELRMSKKIIPNNYPSNVKKLLSTGILEGAWVKYLSMSGEELPGIIKSGGYLCGCCVCNFSKVVSSYEFEHHSGSKTRHPNNHIYLENGKPINSIIEELKNAPLSSVDTVIKAIAGSSLNEEYYQRWKGMICAKIRIDSNQHFIEISWRHCFLGTGTSYVCTAVDSDQSVFYMFNAALNSTRHIELFVEYSSVGNALIPPIVDHGVGSSTRFEPMSIDCGMNEQTDVADVGLNTQENVQEHADVDVVRGDLEDPELSSSSSDDILSDDSETGDSWEWFLDHVRIHVVQYEREVCIISDRHKGILKAMRSDEWKKPPICHHKFCLIHVRKNILTKLKGKGGKAKGMIWALGVTTQVRKYVRRRRALREESLIAIHELNKAKKENWSLCYDDELRWGVPSTNMSESYNNVLRGVRDLPIRALVDLTFWRTVEWWADRKTEIQQNRRQVITQRHPCLVDQRGHQQTALLCLCGRIWYPSQQIAALAGPIWKVVMIVTTRENDAIRPQAPDGLHIFQASLIHGHDVACGDSAHQYCGMSHSTNSARHSTEGITYPDAYLHSSVTTFNQQGYVEALVEQKHPVKKPRHNHSGSFWEHKKTTEGRNKKRDNDLHKLLFMPNGLPDGTSLAYYSKGKRILGGYKQGNGIVCSCCNFEISPSQFEAHAGWAAKRQPYRNIYTSSGLTLHDIALMLANGQSLPSSGSDDMCAVCGDGGELIICNGCPRAFHIACLDLECLTEDEWYCPHCKDRLSSGRKASAESRAIILRLKRVVKAPEFEPGGCIICRSQDFSAVKFDDRTVIICDQCEKEYHVGCLRESEMCDLKELPEDKWFCCDDCFKIFEALQTLASGEPEIIPAAVSSAVYKKHATIGLNYRYMNEIQWCILSGKSRAQGHLMLLSQAAAIFCECFDPIVAKSGRDLIPVMVYGRNISGQEFSGMYCVVLIVNSIVVSAALLRIFGKDVAELPLVATDRENQGKGYFQALFSCIERFLSSMTVKHLVLPAAEEAEPMWTNKLGFRKTSHEKRLKYTRDYQLTIFKGTSLLEKEVRP; encoded by the exons ATGATGCAGCTCATGGACGACGTcgagccaacgacgataacCAAAGGCACTGTAGGGGAGGTAACCCCTAGTAG TCactttagccaaatatttcctCAACCTCTTGATGTGCTTGGTGGGGAAAATGGTGGTTGTGGAGAGATTACATCAGCGTGTTCCTGGAATTCCTTCGCTGATGGAAAGTTTCGTGAAGAACACAATAAATCTTGTGTGGTTCTTGAAATTCCGAAGCATGTTAGACCCACTGGTATCAGAAAGATTACATTTAAATTCAGTAAACCGAAAGACGAATGTGATTCTGACCTATCTGTTAAGCCCTTGGCTGATGACAAATTTAATGAGGACCTTTATGATAATCAAATATCCCTATCTGCTGCTGATGGTTTCCATTGCTTCCAAAATGATGACTGGATTGCTTTGGAGAACTCAAAGGTAAAATTAGGCATAGTTGATGGAGAGTGTCTTGACCCAAGAAGTCCTTCCTCTTGTCCTCCTAACATGGAACTGAGGATGTCTAAGAAAATAATTCCAAATAATTACCCTTCAAATGTTAAGAAGCTTTTGTCCACTGGTATATTGGAAGGAGCTTGGGTTAAGTATTTATCTATGTCCGGCGAG GAGCTTCCAGGAATTATAAAAAGCGGCGGATACTTGTGTGGTTGCTGTGTTTGCAACTTCTCCAAA GTGGTTAGTTCCTATGAGTTTGAACATCACTCTGGTAGCAAGACAAGACATCCAAATAATCACATATACTTGGAGAATGGGAAGCCGATTAATAGCATAATTGAAGAACTCAAAAATGCTCCTCTCAGCTCAGTGGATACAGTGATAAAGGCTATTGCTGGTTCTTCTTTAAATGAGGAATACTATCAGCGTTGGAAAG GAATGATATGTGCtaagataagaatagattcCAACCAACACTTCATCGAAATATCTTGGAGGCATTGTTTCTTGGGTACCGGTACGAGTTATGTATGTACTGCGGTTGACAGTGATCAAAGTGTGTTTTATATGTTCAATGCggctctaaattctactcggcatattgaattatttgttgagtattcgtctgTTGGAAATGCCTTAATCCCACCAATTGTTGATCATGGTGTTGGATCATCTACGAGGTTTGAACCTATGAGCATCGACTGCGGTATGAATGAGCAAACAGACGTTGCAGATGTTGGATTGAATACTCAAGAGAATGTACAAGAGCATGCTGATGTTGATGTTGTACGAGGAGACCTTGAAGATCCAGAATTGTCGTCATCATCGTCTGATGatattttaagtgatgattccg aaactgGCGACAGTTGGgagtggtttttggatcatgtcagaaTTCATGTGGTGCAGTACGAAAGGGAGGTATGCATCATTTCGGATAGGCACAAAGGAATCCTCAAGGCTATGCGTTCAGATGAATGGAAAAAGCCGCCGATATgtcaccacaaattttgtttgatccATGTGAGGAAAAATATCTTGACAAAACTAAAGGGTAAGGGAGGAAAAGCAAAAGGCATGATATGGGCATTGGGTGTCACAACTCAAGTACGCAAGTACGTGAGAAGGCGACGTGCACTACGGGAGGAAAGTCTTATTGCGATACACGAGCTCAACAAAGCCAAAAAAGAGAACTGGTCTCTTTGCTACGATGATGAACTGAGATGGGGGGTGCCCTCGACAAACATGTCAGAGAGCTACAACAACGTACTGAGAGGTGTAAGAGACTTGCCAATAAGAGCTTTGGTTGATCTGACATTTTGGCGAACAGTTGAATGGTGGGCAGATAGAAAGACAGAAATACAACAAAACCGAAG GCAGGTCATCACCCAGAGGCATCCTTGTCTGGTTGATCAGCGCGGTCATCAGCAAACCGCCTTGCTTTGTCTCTGTGGAAGAAtctggtatccatcccaacagatCGCGGCACTTGCTGGTCCAATCTGGAAAGTTGTCATGATAGTCACAACCCGTGAAAACGACGCCATCCGCCCTCAAGCCCCAGAtggcttgcacatcttccaag CAAGTCTCATACACGGACATGATGTAGCCTGTGGAGATAGCGCACACCAGTATTGTGGCATGTCGCACTCCACCAA CTCTGCAAGACACTCTACTGAAGGCATCACTTATCCTGATGCATATCTCCATTCTAGTGTAACAACCTTTAATCAGCAAGGCTATGTAGAGGCCCTAGTTGAACAGAAGCATCCAGTCAAGAA GCCAAGACATAACCACTCTGGCTCTTTTTGGGAGCATAAGAAGACCACAGAAGGTAGAAACAAAAAAAG GGACAACGATTTGCACAAATTGCTTTTTATGCCGAATGGACTGCCAGATGGGACCAGTTTGGCTTATTACTCTAAAGGAAAG AGGATTCTTGGGGGTTACAAGCAGGGAAATGGCATAGTCTGTAGTTGTTGTAACTTTGAG ATTAGTCCATCCCAGTTTGAGGCTCATGCTGGGTGGGCAGCTAAACGTCAACC CTATCGTAATATATATACATCCTCTGGATTAACACTTCATGACATAGCcttgatgttggcaaatggccAAAGTCTTCCATCTAGTGGAAGTGATGATATGTGTGCAGTATGCGGAGATGGTGGTGAACTTATTATATGCAATGGATGCCCTCGAGCTTTTCATATTG CTTGTTTAGATTTAGAGTGTCTCACGGAAGATGAATGGTATTGTCCACATTGCAAGGATAGACTAAGTTCTGGTAGAAAAGCATCTGCAGAATCAAGAGCAATTATCCTTAGACTAAAGAGAGTGGTAAAGGCACCAGAATTTGAGCCTGGTGGCTGTATCATCTGCAG GTCACAGGACTTCAGTGCTGTGAAGTTTGATGACCGAACAGTGATAATATGCGATCAA TGTGAGAAGGAATATCATGTTGGTTGTTTACGTGAGTCTGAGATGTGTGATCTGAAA GAACTTCCTGAGGATAAATGGTTTTGTTGTGATGACTGCTTTAAGATTTTCGAAGCACTACAGACTTTGGCTTCTGGTGAACCTGAGATAATTCCAGCCGCAGTGTCATCTGCAGTATATAAGAAGCATGCAACAATTGGTTTGAATTATAGGTATATGAATGAGATCCAATGGTGCATTCTGAGTGGAAAAAGTCGAGCTCAGGGGCATCTAATGTTGCTCTCTCAAGCTGCAGCAATTTTTTGC GAATGCTTTGACCCAATTGTTGCAAAATCTGGTCGGGATCTTATACCAGTTATGGTGTATGG AAGGAACATATCTGGGCAAGAGTTCAGTGGAATGTATTGTGTGGTTTTAATTGTGAA CTCTATTGTTGTATCAGCTGCTCTCCTCAGAATATTTGGAAAAGATGTTGCTGAACTTCCATTGGTAGCTACTGATAGAGAAAATCAAGGAAAA GGCTATTTTCAAGCGTTGTTTTCTTGCATTG
- the LOC121764371 gene encoding uncharacterized protein LOC121764371 → MGPNSVPTWDAMVELFLEKYYPPSEALKRQAEVIQYKMHPQENIMEAWKRFKQLMRRCPNHGLTPGQQILTFYRGGTLEAMRELNMSAGGSLLKLGEAEALEVIERVASNDDGWRNDRSKSYRVASTSDNDRMDAISKQLEFITDKLGHMGTSQVGTEMQQGVEDVNNVHQGGNNRNFNNYRPNQGGGNYNHYGNKVHPNLSYGNPNNALQPPPGFQVSNGQIIEPRKDELKDVLMAFMKQTGECMKDSNKRLVQVEANVNDLNIHMKSIDNQMSQISQAVGIQHQPGQFPSQTIVNPKDCKDCKAINLRSGKSYDGPTLPAEKEKISQEEVVEEEEPVEEVPPPKASIVIPAPPAEVKIPFPQRVQKKKLDDHFSRFLDIFRKVHINIPLVEALQQMPTYAKFLKDVLSKKKKWTDYETVNISENCSAIIQKKLPAKLKDPGSFNISCVIGNDRHTKALCDLGVSINLMPLSFFRKMKIGTLKPTTITLQMADRTVTYPKGIVEDVLVRVHDFIFPVDFVVLDMEEDVNIPLILGRPFLATGKALIDVAKGELTLHMGNKRHILSIYNAMKSREEEELVMKKECKAVHVVEVQKAQEIESTFGDFSLPQWMFGSCGGSIFKEETTLNPKVKVKKTKAENSPKVEAKISDGALKNTWWKKKLAISYASKIDRKSNATIYGVT, encoded by the coding sequence ATGGGTCCTAATTCTGTGCCCACATGGGATGCAATGGTAGAGCTGTTCTTGGAGAAATACTATCCACCTAGCGAGGCACTCAAACGCCAAGCTGAGGTCATTCAATACAAGATGCACCCTCAGGAGAATATCATGGAGGCTTGGAAAAGGTTCAAGCAGCTGATGAGAAGATGCCCCAATCACGGGCTAACTCCGGGACAACAGATCTTAACCTTCTACAGGGGAGGCACGCTGGAAGCAATGCGTGAACTAAACATGAGCGCCGGAGGATCTCTCTTGAAATTGGGGGAAGCTGAAGCACTTGAAGTGATTGAGAGGGTGGCTTCAAATGATGATGGATGGAGAAATGACAGAAGCAAATCTTATAGGGTAGCATCCACCTCCGATAATGATAGGATGGATGCAATATCCAAGCAGCTGGAATTCATAACTGACAAGCTTGGGCATATGGGAACGAGTCAGGTTGGGACTGAGATGCAACAAGGAGTCGAAGATGTGAACAACGTTCATCAGGGTGGCAACAACAGAAATTTCAACAATTACCGCCCCAACCAAGGAGGAGGCAATTACAACCACTATGGGAACAAGGTGCATCCCAACTTGTCCTACGGGAACCCGAATAATGCCCTGCAACCACCACCCGGATTCCAGGTATCAAATGGCCAAATCATAGAACCGAGGAAGGATGAGCTGAAAGATGTGTTAATGGCCTTTATGAAGCAAACGGGAGAGTGCATGAAGGACTCCAACAAACGGCTAGTGCAGGTTGAAGCTAATGTGAATGACCTTAATATTCACATGAAGAGCATCGATAACCAGATGAGCCAGATTTCACAGGCAGTGGGTATTCAGCATCAACCGGGCCAATTTCCGTCACAAACAATTGTAAATCCTAAAGACTGTAAGGATTGCAAAGCCATTAATCTTAGgagtggaaagagctatgatGGCCCAACCTTGCCTGCAGAGAAGGAGAAAATCTCTCAAGAAGAGGTGGTGGAAGAAGAAGAACCAGTGGAAGAGGTGCCGCCTCCCAAGGCAAGCATCGTGATACCTGCACCCCCTGCTGAGGTTAAGATCCCATTTCCACAGCGCgtgcagaagaagaaactagATGATCACTTCTCTAGGTTTCTTGACATATTTAGAAAAGTGCACATCAACATCCCGTTGGTAGAGGCGTTACAACAAATGCCTACATATGCAAAGTTTCTAAAAGATGTGctctccaagaagaagaagtggaCTGACTATGAGACGGTGAACATATCTGAAAATTGTAGTGCCATAATTCAGAAAAAGCTACCGGCCAAGCTTAAAGATCCTGGGAGTTTCAACATCTCATGCGTTATTGGAAATGACAGACATACAAAGGCACTTTGTGATCTGGGGGTGAGCATAAATTTGATGCCATTATCATTTTTCAGAAAGATGAAGATCGGCACTCTCAAGCCGACAACAATAACACTACAGATGGCAGATAGAACCGTCACCTATCCTAAAGGAATTGTTGAGGACGTTCTTGTGAGGGTACATGACTTCATTTTTCCCGTCGATTTTGTAGTATTGGATATGGAAGAAGACGTGAATATACCGCTTATCCTGGGGCGCCCATTCCTTGCAACGGGAAAAGCATTGATAGATGTGGCAAAGGGAGAGCTCACTCTTCATATGGGTAACAAACGTCACATCCTATCTATCTACAATGCTATGAAGAGTCGTGAGGAAGAAGAACTTGTTATGAAGAAAGAGTGCAAAGCTGTGCACGTTGTAGAGGTCCAAAAGGCACAAGAAATTGAGTCCACATTTGGGGATTTTTCTTTACCGCAATGGATGTTTGGTTCATGTGGTGGATCAATTTTTAAAGAAGAGACTACATTAAATCCTAAAGTGAAGGTGAAGAAAACAAAAGCTGAAAATTCACCCAAAGTGGAAGCCAAAATTTCTGATGGAGCTCTGAAAAATACTTGGTGGAAGAAGAAATTGGCTATATCATATGCTTCCAAGATTGACAGAAAATCCAACGCCACCATTTATGGCGTGACATGA